The genomic DNA CTGTCGCCGGTATGAGCCCACGAGACCGAATAGACGTCCGCATCATGGCGCGTCAGCCTGGTCTCTTTCAGCACCACGAGCAGCGGCGCTTCGCCGGATGAAGGGGGGAGCGGGTCCAGAACGCCGCAAGCTGAAAGCCCAAGCATCAACACGACGAGTGTCGCCTGCCGCTTCACTTCAGGGATGTGTATCTTCATTCGAGATCCTCCAGGCACGAGCGCTGTACCTCGGTGCCGATTCGATCCGGACCAATATTAGGACTCGTCTTTGGCGCAGCGAAAGCCCACGTCATACCCCGTATGCCAATCCTCATCGCGATCATTGACCGCAAACAACTCCGGCGCGTGCCGATTGGTCGCGCGCGCAAACGGCACGGCCGGCACGCCCCACGACCCGCCGCGCAGCACGCGATACTTCTCGCCGAACGCTGCGCGTTGCAATTTGCTGCCGGGATACGGCTTGTACCACGAGCTGGTCCACTCCCACACGTTGCCGATCATGTCTTCCACCCCGTACACGCTCGCGCCATCAGGATAGCTACCCACGGGTCGGCTCCAAGCCAGGCCGGTCTCCATCGTATTGGCCTTGTCGCGCGCAAAGGTCGGGCCCCAGGGATACGGGGCGCCATCGGGCCCGCGTGCGGCCTTTTCCCACTCGGCTTCGGTGGGCAGGCGTTTGCCCGCCCAGCGGCAGTAGGCCTCGGCGTCGTGAAAGTCGGTATCGCTTACCGGGTGATTCGGCTCGCGATTGAGCGCGTCGCGCTCACGCCAGGGCGCGGGCTGATAGGCCGACCCCGTCGCGTTCACGTACTGCGCGTACTCCGCGTTGGTGACCTCGTACTTGTCGATGTAGAAGGCGGGCAGATCGACCAAGTGCCGCGGTGTCTCATCGATTCCGACTTCCACGCCCAACGTGCCATCCTCTGGATCGCTCCCCATCCAGAACGGTCCGGCCGGAATCAGGATCATGCCGGGGGGAGGGGCG from Nitrospirota bacterium includes the following:
- a CDS encoding SUMF1/EgtB/PvdO family nonheme iron enzyme gives rise to the protein APPPGMILIPAGPFWMGSDPEDGTLGVEVGIDETPRHLVDLPAFYIDKYEVTNAEYAQYVNATGSAYQPAPWRERDALNREPNHPVSDTDFHDAEAYCRWAGKRLPTEAEWEKAARGPDGAPYPWGPTFARDKANTMETGLAWSRPVGSYPDGASVYGVEDMIGNVWEWTSSWYKPYPGSKLQRAAFGEKYRVLRGGSWGVPAVPFARATNRHAPELFAVNDRDEDWHTGYDVGFRCAKDES